In Aedes albopictus strain Foshan chromosome 3, AalbF5, whole genome shotgun sequence, the genomic window TCCGGTAGAGTCTGCTGCTGTTGCGATTGCAAATTTTGATGATCTGAGAAATATGAACGAGAATGGTGATCAGATGGTGACAACATTCCGTGCGAGGCTGGTTGAACAGTAGAAGATCGCTCGAAACTACTACAACTACTTAGGCTACTGCTGCTAGTATTGCAATTACGACTAATGTTGGTGTTTTCAATTTCGTTGGCACTCGGTTCTGTGATGTTAGAAACTACTTCTAATGGCACTAATGCGGGGCGAGATGATGCATGGTTCGATTGGTGCGGGGAATTGATGAAACTCTCACTGTTCGGTGGTTGGTGCAGTAGGTTAGTAGCGCTCACTTCCGATGAGAGTGGTGACGAAGACGAACAACAGGAAGTTGACGATGATGGGGATAGTAGCAACGGGTCTTCGTCGCCTGCGAAATAGAACGAGAAACAATAATTTTCGTTTTGGCGTTGTCTGCGCTCTTTCGGGATTGGTTGGTTATGCCTAACGGTTATCAATCCGTAACACCTGTGCTACGGATCGGACGAAGGCTTCCTCTTTTTGTAgacttttgttgttttttaggaTTAAAGGGAGTCGAAATAGATCAAAAGGCCATTTATGCAATAGAAGTAAAAAAGAAAGCGTGTTAATTGTTGAATCAACATGAAGAACAAAATTCAGCTTTTATTTCTTAGTATGTATCAGTTGCACGTGCTTATAATTCTAATATCACTTATATAATTCGCTAATATAATAGCGTTGTCATATTTACACTTCAATTCGGGCCCTATCAGCTAGCTATATACATTTACAGCGGTTGTTCCTATATTAGTAGTAATACTCTAGTAGTTCTGGCTTATTGGTACGTCGAATCAACACACACTCTCGTTCAACTCTGGGTTGGAAGACTAATGTCGTTGTTGGTTCGAAGTGCCGGAAGTCTTCGGAGCTAGGCTGTTTGTGGTTCGGTCGGTTCGGTGGAAGGGGGATTCGTAGCAGTTTCACGGTCAAAGGCAGTCGGTTCGGTTCGGGCAAGATGTGAAATACAAATATACAAGGCATTTGATAAGTATCAACAATTGAATTGAGTCTTGAAATGTTAACTAATTATTTACAAATGGGCGTGGATTTCTCGTTAGAATTAATGTTAATGCATGCAAAcgttttttatttcatttcatttgttgTGAATCGGAAGGTTTATGACAACTCCATTTGGGTAAATTAAATTAGGTAATGGATTCTACATAAACAATATCCCAGATTTTATTGTTAACATGGAAATACTGCAACAGCGCGCAACAGCTGCAGCGTAACAATTAATAACATTCGGGGTGTCTTCTTCTAGGACATAAAACATCCCAAGTTATCGAGGTTATCCCAGGTTCAGTTTCAAGTCTGCGATTTttaatttgaaaacaaaaaaaatggtagAATGTCCTAAAGTCAGGATAGAGCGAACAGTATTTGATATCTTTCCCATTTGTAGTTGTGCACTGCAAACGAAAATTTAACAACAGAATATGTAAAACATGAATATTAGACATTAACATCGTTATAACATTTGGTACTCTTATTTGAACTTACTTTTTATAACGTTTTCACATTTATTCGTATTCAGTATGGTGCTAAAAGATCACAAATCGCAGCAAACTGTGCACGCGACCAGCTTTGTTATCAAATCGGATGTCACATTTTTTGTCGATACCGCATTTTTGTGAATTCGACGGGTCGGTCGAAATGACAGCCGCCGCCAGGCCATCCGGCGATAGAAACTATTTGCACGACATCTCGGCTTATTATCACCTCATCCTTTTCTTGATTATACACTCGGGAACCTTTTGAATTTTTAGCATATTTATCCAACGAAAAtacgtttttttgcaattacgttttAAAAAGTCCTACTTTTCAGTTGGCGAAAGTATgatgaaacggcctacttttctgtaCGAATTTAAAGgcgccgaaaagtactacttttcggcactcttaaaagtgctgaaaagtagcacttttcggaaCTTTTCTAGAACACACTTTTAACGACCTGTCCCGTCTTCTGTAGATTGAGCTGTTGATGCCACATCCACTGAGCAGCTCGAATTAGAATCAGGCTAATTCCATTTCCGAATTGTACTGCAGACCAGGTATAGAAATATCACCTGAAACTCCTTTGCTTCTACAAATGTGCGACCTCAAGGGAGTTGATGACGGTGTGACAAAGTGACACCTACtccaccatagcctacctgatcgaaaaaAAAGTACGCTGATGATCATGGACTCTAGCACTTGGTTTCATGTTTGTGTAGCCGGAGAAAATGATACTGAAtgagtatttttcgtaattacaaaaaatgttgtatgcaattcgttgcaaaactcgattttttcagcactcgtcgtaattatccaactcggcaagcctcgttggataaatgcacaactcgtgctgaaaaaatcatcattttgcaacttgttgcataatagttatttatgcaacaagttgcaaaatgatgattttttcagcacgagtcgtacatttatccaacgaggcttgccgagttgaataaatacgacgagtgctgaaaaaatcgagttttgcaacgagttgcatacaaagttttttgtaattacgaaaaacacccatttagtgcgatcttttctagctacacaaacatgtatcagaaggaaccacgtgcgcgcgctcatgcttgtcggcgtagtttttcgtttgatcaggtaggctctggtgtagtaggcgtcaccaatgatcgagatcccgttgtcaaacagttgtacacGAGAAAAAGCAAAAtcagattcagcagctgcctctacactGGATTCgtagttcgaatccgaattgaaatcgtcctgatttggattcgagctgctcagtagatgtagaggcagaagttgaatctacggaaggcatagtggtaagtaaaaagtgcgtacgagcaaaagtgccgaaaagtgctacttttcagtactcttaagagtgccgaaaagtagtacttttcggcacacttgcattagggatgaaaagtaggccatttcagcatacttcagacaactgaaatgttcaacttttcacaacgtaattacaaaaataactattttgtaattgcgttgcgttttgccctatttttcactcgcggttgtaatgataaaacggcctacttttcttcactaaaggtgcacttttcggcacctttatcAGTACTCACTTTTCGATAACTTCAAAGGATACCGTAGACACAGCTGCTACTTCTACATCCTCTGAtcagctcgaatccgaatcaggactacagtcgactctccacatgtcgatgttctacatctcgatatctctccctatctcgatggtttggtcggtcccttcaatctgcatatatTTTATCTTTCTACatttcgatatctccttatctcgatatctctctatctcgatgcgatctcgttcgtttttgttctagattttctctccatatgtcgatatgcccgtttttacaggttgctagatctcgtttcttaggtgcaaaacattctgtgaAGGTgtagtgacatctgtttgttgacggtttttcctagttacggacgatttttcaatctagtgtgcattacaaatttgttcttgagttcgatctctccttatctcgatggtcccttcaatatcgagatgtagagagtcaactgtatacAGATTCAGATTAGGACTGCAGATCATGCatagaagcagcagctgaagctgCTTTTGCTCTTGCCCATGGTACAAttgcggtatgacgacgacgggagtttgcaaatttctgacacctaccctatcattgcctacctgatcaaacaaaagcaccacgctgacgcgcatgaatgTCGCCACGTGGTTCGTCTTAATTCAggtaggcttgtccgcactgagcgcatgaaaattctgctctttcgatttacaccaccaaaaccatcatatttatgcaatcttcctatcttacctgatagaaggatgtctgaatatcctaaatgtcattttgaactgtcaaaaaatcgcaccgcagtgccgcactgagcgtgcaaagagaaattcactggggtgaattcacccgggtgaagcatgctcatgctcatgctcaaaattgttgggaaaggtaaaaacaacggataactttcaattcgtcctgatgaccattcggcctaatgaccaatcGGTCTAATGACCTtcagcctaatggccttcggcctgaTGACCCAGCATCGTCTTAATAGCAAGATTGTACCAACAATTATACTGAATAGGTATTATTTGcaattagaaaaaaaactttgtatgcaactcgttgcaaaactcggcaCGCctagttggataaatgtacgactcgtgctgaaaaaatcatcattttgcaacttgttgcataaataactattagtacattttggatcgaacttctgtctcttctgtttcGGAAAATGCATTATCACTCGCGATCCAAACACTCGAAGATACTTCAGGGCCGGCAAAATGAAACTACGCGGAAGAATTATACTTTCACACGCGGAAAACAGACCGAATGGAGTAGTCCCAGCTATATCATTAGCGCAATCGTCGAATATTCTAACACAATCGCAGACTCTTCTTTTGAAAACTATTCACTTTCCAGTAAAAACTTCACCGGATGGCGTAGCGCCACGAACCAAGCCATGATTCAGCCGAGCAAATCAGAAAACATCGCGAAGTTAAGAAAAACTGTGACAGCGATCTCAAAACGCAGCCGGACGCGCGCGCAGCTTGCTGCGATTAGTTCATGTAATTCACCCAGAAGGATACTACCCAAATGTTGGTTCCATTCCAGTGCACCACAAAACAACACCTACTTATTTTCAACCACTAAGCCTAAGAACGGCTTATCTTAAGTTCCTTGTTATTTGATGGAGATGCATTATGGAACAAAAATGAAGTTATCTTTCGGTTAAACGCGATCGAAATGGCGTAGTTAGTCAcattgatttttcttttttttttgtttcaggcgCAAGCCCTCATCTATAACACAAAAGCTCACATTTTGCTTATTTATAAAAGCTTGGCTTCTTAGTTTTCAACCAACACGGGCAAATGTATATCTCGAGGTATGTCTCGATCTGTGGGAGGAAATATACAAGAAAACACGTAGCGGGACAAGAAACAGAAAAAAGGATCGATTAATAAAGGAGGATCATGTTGGTTTGTTCGTTCTTACGTCGTTTTCTCTCGCTTTCTTAGGTTGTCTTCAGTGTAATTTTAGTCTGTTTTTGCTAAGCAGCGCGCTCACAACTAACATTACTAAGCATTTGACCAATTCAAATCAGGATGGTATCTCCATATACATGGAGATGGTGTACGTGTGTTTAAATGTGTTTTAGGCATTTGAACAAGAAAAAGCATGGAAACCTATTGGACTTACCTCTAGCTAAGCTGCCCCGCCGGCTGCCGGCATCTGGGCGTCGAATTTGAACCGTTTCTCCACTGGGCGAGATGACATTCTCCGTTGCCTGTTCGAAGGCGTAGCGATTATTCGGATTCTCGTTCCACTTGGTGACCAGTTCTTTGAGGTTTTCTTTGTCGATCTCGGCGTCGGACTGAAAGGTTGAAATTGATTCATTGAACATGATGGACCAGGCGTCTCCATGTCGATAGTTCTTGTACCTTGTTGTTACTATTGTTGTTGCTATCATTGGTTTCTAACCGCACAGGTTTAAAGGTGGTGATGGAAGGTCGTCGATTGGTCGGATAGTACTGCGGTTTTCGTTTGATCCACTTGTGTTTTAGGGCTTGTTCTGCAGTAATTCGTTCCCTAAAATCAGAAACATGTTTTATTATTTCATCCATTTTGCTGTTCGAATGAAGTTGAAATCAGCACTTACTTTTGTTCTTTTACCAAGCATCGGTTGATGAAGTCTATCGCTTCTTCGGACACGGTGTCAAATGCTTCGTCCAGGAAGTCATATCGGCCTATCGTGATGTTTGCCATGGTCTGAATATCGTCTTCGCCAGCGAAGGGGGAAAGGCCGGACACGCTGTGCGGCATAAAAAAACGGTAATTAAATATTTGCCTCGCATCACACATTAAAATTTACTCGGAATTTTCACACTCACAGCACATATGCGATTACGCCCACGCTCCACATGTCTGTTGCGAAGCTGATCGCCTCAaagttgaccacttccggtgctACAAATTCTGGCGTCCCAAACAGCACCTGCAGCTTATTGTCCGGATCGTACTCACGGGCCAGgccgaaatcgatgatttttatcCGGTTCCCGCTCTCTGTGAGGCACAGGATGTTCTCCGGTTTCAGATCCAAGTGTACAATGTTGTTGCTATGGATATAGCCAATCGCGTCGCAAATCTGTCGCATGAAAATCGAGCAAGCCTTCTCCGTTAGGATAAACTTCTCGTCCAGCACACGATCAAACAACTCGCCTCCTTCAACCCTGCCGATGTAAAATTACATGTTAGCGGATTTCACACTCATACCTATCCAAGTAGGCCAAACTTACAGCTCCATGACCATGCAGAAGGTACGATCGAATTCGTATGCGCCGTACAGCTGAGCGATCTTCGGATGGCGCAGAACATTCATCATGTGAACTTCGCGCTCGATGTTTCGCCGGTCGCCCTTCTTGACGATCTGGATGAATTTGGCCGCCAGCCGGGTGCCGGTGGATTTTTCCTTGCAGACATGTACGACTCCGAATTTGCCCCTGTTGATAAGTATAagtgaaaatgtttgacatttttaCATTCGTAACAGTATTTATCAGCATGGATTTATGACTTTCGTGCATAAGATATTTCAAACACCTTATTTTAAGagagttatgccaaatggcattctgCCAAATGAGTTAGAGTTCATCAGCAAACACAAAGGGATTGTGATTGGAAGATCGATACAACTTAGAACGACTATTGCTTAGCTGAATATCACCTTAGCATACGCGTAGAATGTTGAAGAAAAAAGAATGCAGTGTGAACAGTAATACTGCAGTATGGAGCCCGTTCAAACGTAGAACGATAAAAACATGCCTTTTTAGGGGAAAAACGTCGTCAAgaaaaagcggagtgcgaagaaatggaactacttTGCCATTATCAAGAAAAACACAgaagttctactagaagctcaATGCAATAATGGTCGTTGCGGGAAACACGGGAgcttcttgacggacggatgtgaggaaacggtcaaaaaagaaaaaaaaagacatctccaatttttttgatatgttatgcataaatgtctcagctttcaattgatacaaaaattttaaaaattggtgGTTGCCATTATGGTGAAAAAATGTTTAggtataaatccaagatggcggccaaaatcaatatggccgaccctactttttattattgtaaatagtagctctgtctttcctcttttcaacaacaatgcgttttgaggtggtttttggagaaactttcgagttataacggtttaaatgagccaccatttgaccaaaatcgaggggtctgcaaaaattgttgtgtctctaactaacgggggatccatcaatttgagtaaccaaatgcattttccataCTTTTTTAGCGATGACTTTTAGAAAATCGGCACATTAAACATTTTTTAAGACAaggtaaatagtgggccggtctcagcgagagttaccccagATCATTGTAtgacaaatcctccagagatgccatgactaccaggtcccaacgcatctccTATTCATCAAATTCAAGCCAATgcacgacagtattgaccgcacagagctacagaaaatcatccaagtaacattttgatgaccaattagtcttgtagaggttttgagaaccgtcataaaaccttatacaggtatacctcgatttagtggacattttaaTTTTCTAAATATGTATAAAAACGAACTTTACATCAAATCGaagcattttttatatttttcaattgtatatcaaaatgtaccaaaacatataaaaactgcatgagaACTGAgctttcgataaaaggctcggagtttttggatATATTAAAATTCTCATTAAATAAcaaataaaccactatctcgtaGCTTGTTACGATCAAAATCTTTTCTCTCCAAAAATATGCGAGGTTGATTCAAAAGCAAAAAtgttgagcaatggacatactcAAACTCAATAACGTGATTTGCATAAATGCTCCAAAAAATTCAGAAAGTTCAGAGATttgtgacaagcacttgatagagcgtggtcattggttgtgctgtatttgccgaacgatctttctgtacgagtagtgtaggttt contains:
- the LOC115254206 gene encoding death-associated protein kinase related isoform X4 → MIHVDETDPVGDAPPPFPYREVKIERDVDAKQLYELSTEIGRGKFGVVHVCKEKSTGTRLAAKFIQIVKKGDRRNIEREVHMMNVLRHPKIAQLYGAYEFDRTFCMVMELVEGGELFDRVLDEKFILTEKACSIFMRQICDAIGYIHSNNIVHLDLKPENILCLTESGNRIKIIDFGLAREYDPDNKLQVLFGTPEFVAPEVVNFEAISFATDMWSVGVIAYVLVSGLSPFAGEDDIQTMANITIGRYDFLDEAFDTVSEEAIDFINRCLVKEQKERITAEQALKHKWIKRKPQYYPTNRRPSITTFKPVRLETNDSNNNSNNKSDAEIDKENLKELVTKWNENPNNRYAFEQATENVISPSGETVQIRRPDAGSRRGSLARGDEDPLLLSPSSSTSCCSSSSPLSSEVSATNLLHQPPNNHQNLQSQQQQTLPEMVVQPTQVKEPVPEHPQQSSSQQPQTQNNIPTTPQSNGSSTPVTPLSPITLSTAELDTDLESLKTKVKTKTSKAQNKLNELAQQPEFLSNETFKLQTFKFLPKSISLCNDDSVFKENYTKFCDRNAILKPPHVQESSSAASEEVTSSSSSTTTTTTEVSEGTKVIVTKTTKSTKTAADGTKTVTVRKTIVKQKKITEEATDKDKLKTQNSLTQQDQATVKRTKFRVNQMSSRDVPVANVAKRYLEQNRLIANAASVNLPKDDCIVKKIHKTSLVNHFQQQTTASHTETANNLKNSMKTRSISVDWDAVNAVENRSMKTINSFLRRTSATTAGSAVKQIQAQIEASIHK
- the LOC115254206 gene encoding probable serine/threonine-protein kinase fhkE isoform X2 yields the protein MIHVDETDPVGDAPPPFPYREVKIERDVDAKQLYELSTEIGRGKFGVVHVCKEKSTGTRLAAKFIQIVKKGDRRNIEREVHMMNVLRHPKIAQLYGAYEFDRTFCMVMELVEGGELFDRVLDEKFILTEKACSIFMRQICDAIGYIHSNNIVHLDLKPENILCLTESGNRIKIIDFGLAREYDPDNKLQVLFGTPEFVAPEVVNFEAISFATDMWSVGVIAYVLVSGLSPFAGEDDIQTMANITIGRYDFLDEAFDTVSEEAIDFINRCLVKEQKERITAEQALKHKWIKRKPQYYPTNRRPSITTFKPVRLETNDSNNNSNNKSDAEIDKENLKELVTKWNENPNNRYAFEQATENVISPSGETVQIRRPDAGSRRGSLARGDEDPLLLSPSSSTSCCSSSSPLSSEVSATNLLHQPPNSESFINSPHQSNHASSRPALVPLEVVSNITEPSANEIENTNISRNCNTSSSSLSSCSSFERSSTVQPASHGMLSPSDHHSRSYFSDHQNLQSQQQQTLPEMVVQPTQVKEPVPEHPQQSSSQQPQTQNNIPTTPQSNGSSTPVTPLSPITLSTAELDTDLESLKTKVKTKTSKAQNKLNELAQQPEFLSNETFKLQTFKFLPKSISLCNDDSVFKENYTKFCDRNAILKPPHVQESSSAASEEVTSSSSSTTTTTTEVSEGTKVIVTKTTKSTKTAADGTKTVTVRKTIVKQKKITEEATDKDKLKTQNSLTQQDQATVKRTKFRVNQMSSRDVPVANVAKRYLEQNRLIANAASVNLPKDDCIVKKIHKTSLVNHFQQQTTASHTETANNLKNSMKTRSISVDWDAVNAVENRSMKTINSFLRRTSATTAGSAVKQIQAQIEASIHK
- the LOC115254206 gene encoding probable serine/threonine-protein kinase MARK-C isoform X1, with protein sequence MIHVDETDPVGDAPPPFPYREVKIERDVDAKQLYELSTEIGRGKFGVVHVCKEKSTGTRLAAKFIQIVKKGDRRNIEREVHMMNVLRHPKIAQLYGAYEFDRTFCMVMELVEGGELFDRVLDEKFILTEKACSIFMRQICDAIGYIHSNNIVHLDLKPENILCLTESGNRIKIIDFGLAREYDPDNKLQVLFGTPEFVAPEVVNFEAISFATDMWSVGVIAYVLVSGLSPFAGEDDIQTMANITIGRYDFLDEAFDTVSEEAIDFINRCLVKEQKERITAEQALKHKWIKRKPQYYPTNRRPSITTFKPVRLETNDSNNNSNNKSDAEIDKENLKELVTKWNENPNNRYAFEQATENVISPSGETVQIRRPDAGSRRGSLARGDEDPLLLSPSSSTSCCSSSSPLSSEVSATNLLHQPPNSESFINSPHQSNHASSRPALVPLEVVSNITEPSANEIENTNISRNCNTSSSSLSSCSSFERSSTVQPASHGMLSPSDHHSRSYFSDHQNLQSQQQQTLPEMVVQPTQVKVCDELRMLSDLLKLSTTIQYKEPVPEHPQQSSSQQPQTQNNIPTTPQSNGSSTPVTPLSPITLSTAELDTDLESLKTKVKTKTSKAQNKLNELAQQPEFLSNETFKLQTFKFLPKSISLCNDDSVFKENYTKFCDRNAILKPPHVQESSSAASEEVTSSSSSTTTTTTEVSEGTKVIVTKTTKSTKTAADGTKTVTVRKTIVKQKKITEEATDKDKLKTQNSLTQQDQATVKRTKFRVNQMSSRDVPVANVAKRYLEQNRLIANAASVNLPKDDCIVKKIHKTSLVNHFQQQTTASHTETANNLKNSMKTRSISVDWDAVNAVENRSMKTINSFLRRTSATTAGSAVKQIQAQIEASIHK